One stretch of Flavobacteriales bacterium DNA includes these proteins:
- a CDS encoding peptide MFS transporter — MAEQQNSKFFESQVLGHPAGLFVLFFTEMWERFSFYGMRVLLINFLTIAAVGYNPGWEWTADNATALFGTYAMLLYLTPILGGIIADKYIGYRWAVVVGAIIMTLGHASMAFETELSLYVGLGLLVIGTGFFKPTMTSIISEMYKDLPEKKDGAYTIFYMGVNAGAFFGMMLCGYIAEKVGWSYGFGLAGVFMLLGTLQFWLSKPLFGKIGEVPDRTAIKAAEAEQNTAELEGEDKRNPFTMVDTVLIVIVTIIGLLYAFNDPISKIGGFDMFPFKVGELAGQYFVVLIGLALFLYLVFSRISRYAKVTRDRMIAFVIFAFFTIFFWMSFEQGASSLVIFARDSVQRVLTGNAATTFNIINALLTIVPLVFISYVLFLLAKRTGKKIPGANIVLIICFAGVWAVAGWMLNRDWNTKSYNVTYPIYELVEQKDGKEVKTVKPLTIDQTAPEGATISSDTVSIGELKDFTVGQEIFLAAKDAKMTSFGYADDIRVKKNKEYAEQNNVSNGLIQAKVLELKDGGEVEITTSWFSILNSFFIIVFASMISKIWESKYNPSAPVKYAVGLIIMAVGFGLLSMGSNVDAGTKVSLWWLVFAYLFHTLGELCLSPVGLSYVSKLVPARMIAFMFGMWYLAIAIGNKLAAVLGGQIENITENYSLSTFFLIFTIVPAVAGVLILLINPLIKKLMHGIK, encoded by the coding sequence ATGGCAGAACAACAAAATTCTAAGTTTTTTGAGTCACAAGTTTTAGGGCATCCAGCAGGGTTATTTGTCCTATTTTTTACTGAGATGTGGGAGCGATTTTCATTCTATGGAATGAGGGTTTTATTAATTAATTTCTTAACGATTGCAGCAGTTGGTTACAATCCTGGTTGGGAGTGGACAGCAGACAATGCAACAGCACTGTTTGGTACTTATGCAATGTTATTGTATTTAACACCAATTTTAGGGGGAATCATAGCAGATAAATATATTGGATATAGATGGGCAGTTGTGGTAGGAGCCATTATTATGACCTTAGGGCATGCTTCCATGGCTTTTGAGACAGAACTCTCGCTATATGTAGGTTTAGGATTACTAGTCATTGGAACAGGTTTCTTTAAACCAACAATGACTTCTATTATTTCCGAGATGTATAAAGATTTACCAGAGAAAAAGGACGGTGCTTATACGATCTTTTATATGGGAGTAAATGCAGGAGCTTTCTTTGGAATGATGTTGTGTGGATATATCGCTGAGAAAGTTGGTTGGAGTTATGGATTTGGTTTAGCTGGAGTGTTTATGTTATTAGGAACACTACAATTCTGGTTGTCTAAACCTTTGTTCGGAAAAATTGGAGAAGTTCCAGATCGTACCGCAATTAAGGCAGCTGAAGCAGAACAAAATACAGCTGAGTTAGAAGGTGAAGACAAAAGAAATCCATTTACAATGGTAGATACAGTATTAATTGTAATTGTTACAATCATAGGACTGTTATATGCTTTTAATGATCCTATTTCAAAAATCGGAGGATTTGATATGTTTCCATTCAAAGTCGGTGAATTAGCAGGTCAATATTTCGTAGTATTGATAGGTTTGGCCCTCTTTTTATATCTTGTTTTTTCGAGGATTTCACGCTATGCTAAAGTAACACGTGATCGAATGATTGCTTTTGTCATTTTTGCATTTTTCACCATATTTTTCTGGATGTCCTTTGAGCAAGGAGCCTCATCTCTGGTGATTTTCGCACGTGATTCAGTACAACGAGTTTTAACAGGAAACGCAGCAACGACATTCAATATTATCAATGCGTTGTTAACGATAGTTCCGTTAGTGTTTATATCTTATGTGTTGTTTTTATTAGCTAAAAGAACTGGAAAAAAGATACCTGGGGCAAATATTGTATTAATTATTTGTTTTGCTGGAGTTTGGGCTGTAGCGGGATGGATGTTAAATAGAGATTGGAATACAAAATCTTATAACGTTACTTATCCAATTTACGAATTAGTTGAACAGAAAGACGGGAAAGAGGTAAAAACAGTTAAACCATTAACCATAGATCAAACCGCTCCAGAGGGGGCAACAATTTCATCTGATACGGTTTCTATTGGTGAACTAAAAGACTTTACTGTTGGACAAGAAATCTTCCTAGCAGCAAAAGATGCTAAAATGACAAGTTTTGGTTATGCAGATGATATTCGTGTAAAGAAGAATAAAGAGTATGCAGAACAAAATAATGTGAGTAATGGATTAATACAAGCAAAAGTATTAGAATTAAAAGATGGAGGAGAGGTTGAAATTACAACTTCTTGGTTTAGTATCTTAAACTCTTTCTTTATCATTGTCTTTGCCTCAATGATTTCAAAGATATGGGAATCTAAATACAACCCTTCTGCTCCTGTAAAATATGCAGTAGGATTAATTATTATGGCTGTAGGCTTTGGATTGTTGTCAATGGGGTCAAATGTTGATGCTGGAACTAAAGTGTCGTTATGGTGGCTCGTTTTTGCTTACTTGTTCCATACTCTAGGAGAGCTTTGTCTATCTCCAGTTGGGTTATCATACGTATCAAAGCTTGTTCCTGCAAGAATGATCGCATTTATGTTTGGTATGTGGTACTTAGCAATCGCAATTGGAAATAAATTGGCAGCTGTATTAGGAGGGCAAATAGAAAATATTACAGAGAATTATTCACTGTCAACTTTCTTTTTGATTTTTACTATTGTTCCTGCTGTAGCAGGTGTGTTAATACTTCTGATTAACCCATTGATTAAAAAGTTAATGCACGGTATTAAATAA
- a CDS encoding peptide MFS transporter yields MSTVAERGMQEKQIFGHPVGLYVLFFTEMWERFSYYGMRALLVLYISTSLGDGGLGWTKAEALALYGWYTMLVYVMSIPGGIIADKFLGQKKSVLYGAIILCLGHGIMAVEYEWAFFTGLGLIIFGVGMLKPNISTMVGGLYKQGDLRRDKGFTIFYIGINIGAFLSAIIVGYVGEKIGWHYGFGLAGIGMLLGLLVYIRGQKYLEHVGNFLGASEESSEVMKKPLTKVEKDRMIVLILSFLIIIVFWGAFEQAGGLLNIYANEKINTSILGWEMPATWFQSFNAAFIVIFGTAVAGFWANRKLKGKETSTLLKMAVGTIIMGLGFLLMVFASNEAGKIEFGTASFWWLTFAYLLHTIGELCASPTALSFITKLAPVKYASIMMGVYFAATGFGNKLAGTIGEASQSEPVEIFYQAGELATNDSIVSKIADDESFQVKANIFVENEELNILDYETGKSIKNSIGFTEAESEAEIKAILIAENATSAAPYHAKFSFEKDFEAKKIKENKGDGKNYEADFIIDEIQTKKEHDIFLFIFILTAVFGVLVILLLKPLKRLTHGAEDDEVMESSN; encoded by the coding sequence ATGAGTACGGTAGCTGAGAGAGGTATGCAAGAAAAGCAAATATTTGGTCACCCAGTTGGACTATATGTTTTGTTTTTTACAGAAATGTGGGAACGTTTTAGTTACTACGGAATGAGAGCTTTATTGGTATTGTATATATCAACGAGTTTAGGAGATGGAGGTTTAGGTTGGACCAAAGCAGAAGCCTTAGCTCTTTATGGTTGGTATACGATGTTGGTTTATGTGATGTCTATTCCTGGAGGAATTATTGCCGATAAGTTTTTAGGACAAAAAAAATCAGTATTGTATGGAGCTATTATACTCTGTTTAGGTCATGGAATCATGGCAGTAGAGTATGAATGGGCATTTTTTACAGGGCTAGGACTTATTATTTTTGGGGTAGGGATGCTGAAACCAAATATTTCTACTATGGTCGGTGGATTGTATAAACAAGGAGACCTTAGAAGAGATAAAGGTTTTACTATATTCTATATAGGAATTAATATTGGAGCGTTTTTATCTGCTATTATCGTAGGTTATGTTGGAGAAAAAATTGGCTGGCATTATGGATTTGGGTTAGCAGGTATCGGAATGCTTTTAGGGCTATTGGTTTACATTAGAGGACAAAAATATTTAGAGCATGTAGGAAATTTCTTAGGAGCTTCCGAAGAAAGTTCAGAGGTCATGAAAAAGCCACTGACTAAAGTTGAAAAAGACCGAATGATTGTTTTGATTCTTTCTTTCTTAATCATCATTGTATTTTGGGGAGCATTTGAACAAGCTGGTGGACTTTTGAATATCTATGCCAATGAAAAAATTAATACTTCTATTCTAGGATGGGAAATGCCAGCAACATGGTTTCAATCGTTTAATGCAGCATTTATTGTCATTTTTGGAACAGCAGTAGCTGGTTTTTGGGCGAATAGAAAATTAAAAGGAAAGGAAACTTCTACTTTACTAAAAATGGCTGTGGGAACAATCATCATGGGATTAGGTTTCTTATTAATGGTATTCGCATCTAATGAAGCTGGGAAAATTGAGTTTGGTACCGCTTCTTTTTGGTGGTTAACTTTTGCTTACTTATTACATACAATTGGAGAGTTATGCGCTTCACCAACAGCATTATCATTTATTACCAAATTGGCGCCAGTAAAATACGCGTCAATTATGATGGGAGTTTATTTTGCAGCAACTGGATTCGGGAATAAGTTAGCAGGAACAATTGGTGAAGCTTCACAAAGTGAACCTGTAGAAATTTTTTATCAAGCTGGAGAGTTGGCAACCAACGATAGTATTGTTTCAAAAATTGCTGATGATGAATCATTCCAAGTCAAAGCAAATATTTTTGTTGAGAATGAAGAATTGAATATTTTAGATTATGAAACAGGAAAATCAATTAAGAATTCAATTGGTTTTACTGAAGCAGAAAGTGAAGCTGAGATAAAAGCAATTTTAATTGCAGAAAATGCTACAAGTGCAGCTCCATATCATGCAAAGTTTTCGTTTGAAAAAGATTTTGAAGCGAAAAAAATAAAAGAAAATAAAGGAGATGGAAAAAATTATGAAGCTGATTTCATTATTGACGAAATTCAGACGAAAAAAGAACACGATATTTTCCTTTTTATTTTCATTTTAACAGCTGTTTTTGGAGTTTTAGTCATCTTATTGTTAAAACCTCTAAAAAGATTAACTCATGGTGCTGAAGATGATGAGGTAATGGAATCGAGTAACTAA
- a CDS encoding SGNH/GDSL hydrolase family protein yields MKNTIYIVAIGLGLFSSCKKTAFDTVERTNGTTDFKNYISVGNSLTQGYQDGGLYEEGQSMSYPAIIAQQMKKVQTNMGEFKQPIARGRGSGYMHLANINGELKPISANDPTVSGSILEDPSWENWGTAEKNQKYNNLGIAGVKLIQCVNSYPDDNTTNAIILGGLDISIPLVGSFQEEGNPFSRFLDFGEAEVNVPILGNVGGTPREYLDHVESSNATFFTCWLGNNDVLGYVVNGGVPNVVENSTIGLSVDLNALSDAAEFESKYNDIISAFSQMGADGVCATLPNVTSIPFVTTFTVEKLKADYNYTEVWITENDGTVREATDKDYILLHASASITDGDGHSQAVPFSNYDVLDEEEVIIAQSHTITLNTSIRNIAGSYGYPVVDMYNYMNNLSAGFTFDGIDMNISYIEGGTFSLDGIHPNPRGYAVVANEFIRVINSYYGSNIPKVAVGNYRGIKFP; encoded by the coding sequence ATGAAAAACACAATTTACATAGTAGCGATTGGATTAGGATTGTTTTCTAGTTGTAAAAAAACAGCATTTGATACAGTAGAAAGAACCAATGGAACAACAGATTTTAAAAATTATATCTCTGTGGGGAACTCTTTAACTCAAGGTTATCAAGATGGAGGATTGTATGAAGAGGGACAGTCAATGTCTTATCCAGCTATCATTGCTCAACAAATGAAAAAGGTTCAAACCAATATGGGGGAGTTTAAACAACCCATAGCGAGAGGTAGAGGTTCTGGATATATGCATTTAGCTAATATTAATGGAGAATTAAAACCTATTTCAGCGAATGACCCTACTGTTTCTGGTAGTATCTTAGAAGATCCGAGTTGGGAGAATTGGGGAACAGCAGAAAAAAATCAAAAGTATAATAATCTTGGAATAGCTGGTGTTAAACTCATTCAATGTGTCAATTCTTATCCTGATGATAATACAACCAATGCAATTATTTTAGGTGGCTTAGATATTTCTATTCCATTGGTTGGTTCGTTTCAAGAAGAAGGAAATCCTTTTTCTCGTTTCTTAGATTTTGGAGAAGCAGAAGTTAATGTTCCTATTTTAGGTAATGTAGGAGGAACTCCTAGAGAGTATTTAGACCATGTTGAATCAAGTAATGCTACATTCTTTACTTGTTGGTTGGGGAATAATGATGTCTTAGGATATGTTGTTAATGGAGGAGTTCCAAATGTTGTAGAAAATTCAACTATAGGTTTGAGTGTTGATTTAAATGCTTTATCTGATGCCGCAGAGTTTGAGTCTAAATACAATGACATTATCAGTGCATTTAGTCAAATGGGGGCAGATGGTGTTTGTGCTACATTGCCAAATGTAACTTCAATCCCTTTTGTAACAACCTTTACGGTTGAGAAATTAAAAGCAGATTATAATTATACCGAAGTATGGATCACCGAAAACGATGGAACTGTTAGAGAAGCAACCGATAAAGATTATATTCTATTACATGCATCAGCGAGTATAACTGATGGAGATGGGCACTCACAAGCTGTCCCTTTCTCAAATTATGATGTATTAGATGAAGAAGAAGTAATCATTGCTCAATCTCACACAATAACATTAAACACTAGTATCAGAAATATTGCTGGTAGTTATGGGTATCCAGTAGTAGATATGTATAACTATATGAATAATTTATCTGCTGGCTTTACTTTTGATGGAATTGATATGAACATCTCTTACATTGAGGGAGGAACGTTTTCTCTAGATGGAATTCATCCAAACCCAAGAGGGTATGCAGTAGTTGCTAACGAATTTATTCGTGTAATTAATAGTTATTATGGTTCAAATATTCCCAAAGTAGCAGTAGGAAATTATAGAGGAATTAAATTCCCTTAA